Below is a genomic region from Sutterella megalosphaeroides.
TCGCCGCGGGTCCCGACGACGTCACCCCGATGCTCGGTCGCTAAGCCGCAAGGACGCAAACGCTCTTCGGAGCGTTGTTGAAGACTACGATTGAGAGCGCCGCCGGACGGAAAGCGATTTCCGTCCGGCGGCGTCTTTGCTTTGCGAACTCCCGGGGCCTGCGCGGCGGCAACCGCCGGGCAAGGGAGTAACATGCGCAAATGTCCCGTCGGACACGCGATGCCGACGAAAGAACCGACCCAACCATCCGAACAGAAGTACACACCATGAGCGAACGACACACGGACGGCGACATGCCGCAGACGGCTTCGCACGACTACACCGGTCACGGCCGGGGCGACAGTGCCTGGGGGCACGCCGCCGAAAAGACGAAAAAATCCGTCCTCGGCGTTGCGGTGGGCCTCACCCTCACTTTTTCCTTCATCGAACTCCTGGGCGGCCTCTGGAGCAATTCGCTCGCGCTGATCGGCGACGCGGGTCACATGGTGACCGACTCGGCGAGTCTTCTTTTCGCGCTGATCGCCAACCTGATCGCACAGCGCGGCGCCGACCGCGACCACTCGTTCGGGCACGGGCGCGTCGAAGTGCTCGCCGCCTTCGTGAACGGGATCGTCATGCTCGGCGTCGTCGTCTGGCTCTTTTGGGAGGCGTTCGGGCGCATCTCGAACCCCGAACCCGTTTCGGGCTTTTCGGTGATGGCCATTGCGGCGATCGGTCTCGTGATCAACCTCGGCGTTGCCTGGTCGCTTTCGCGCGACAAGAAAAACGTCAATACCCGCGCGGCGCTCCTGCACGTGATGGGGGACCTCTTGGGGTCGGTGGCCGCCATCGCGGCGGGCGCCGTGATCTGGATGGGCGGCCCCGCGATCATCGACCCGATTCTCTCGATGTTGGTGGGCGTGATGCTCTTGCACGCCACGTACGAAATTCTGCGCGACGCCTCGCGCGTGTTGCTCGACGGCGTTCCGGAAGGGGTGGAACTCGACGACGTGGGGCGCTTCCTCGAAGAGATTCCCTCGGTGCGGCACGTGCACGACTTGCACGTCTGGACGATGAGCCCGGGGCACGGAGCGATCCAGTGCCACGTGCAGATCGAGTCGCCCGCCTGCTGGCCGAAGATTCTCGATGCGATCCGCACGGGACTGCACGACCGCTTCGGGATCGACCACGTGACGGTGCAGCCCGAATGGGTGCTCGGCGAAACAGGGTGCGGCGACGCCTGCGACTGCACGTGCGAGGAGAAGGCGGGGTGCGACGGCGGTTGCGGCAAAGGAGCGCGCGGCTGCACGACGTGTTCGAGCGAACTCGTGGCGGCGCTTGACGAACGGATCGAGCGCG
It encodes:
- a CDS encoding cation diffusion facilitator family transporter, with amino-acid sequence MSERHTDGDMPQTASHDYTGHGRGDSAWGHAAEKTKKSVLGVAVGLTLTFSFIELLGGLWSNSLALIGDAGHMVTDSASLLFALIANLIAQRGADRDHSFGHGRVEVLAAFVNGIVMLGVVVWLFWEAFGRISNPEPVSGFSVMAIAAIGLVINLGVAWSLSRDKKNVNTRAALLHVMGDLLGSVAAIAAGAVIWMGGPAIIDPILSMLVGVMLLHATYEILRDASRVLLDGVPEGVELDDVGRFLEEIPSVRHVHDLHVWTMSPGHGAIQCHVQIESPACWPKILDAIRTGLHDRFGIDHVTVQPEWVLGETGCGDACDCTCEEKAGCDGGCGKGARGCTTCSSELVAALDERIERAERDLRLKEEAEEAGRSGD